A window from Rhizosphaericola mali encodes these proteins:
- a CDS encoding winged helix-turn-helix transcriptional regulator: MAKRKENSTNMLNEKLIMECDLLYAINKVGGRWKLMILSKLQKRKLRFSEIKREIPTITERMLALQLRELEKDEFVKRTVYAEVPPKVDYELTAVARELIPVWRQLENWAKKHRKYEGVDHVTP; encoded by the coding sequence ATGGCAAAAAGAAAAGAGAACTCAACAAATATGTTGAATGAAAAATTAATAATGGAATGTGATTTATTGTACGCAATAAATAAAGTAGGAGGAAGATGGAAATTAATGATCTTATCTAAACTACAAAAAAGAAAATTACGTTTTAGTGAAATCAAAAGAGAAATTCCTACTATAACAGAACGTATGCTGGCACTACAGTTAAGAGAACTAGAAAAAGACGAATTTGTGAAACGAACTGTTTATGCAGAAGTTCCACCCAAAGTAGACTATGAACTTACAGCAGTGGCTAGAGAGCTAATTCCAGTTTGGCGTCAATTAGAAAATTGGGCGAAAAAGCATAGAAAATATGAAGGTGTTGATCACGTTACCCCATAA
- a CDS encoding MFS transporter — translation MNKKFAYVGGLGMLAVITTEFGIIGILPQIATYYNIAIDKAGYLLSVFALIIALTGPIMTLVASKYDRKKVMLLSIFLFIVTGVVSFFQPPFWLLLIVRILPAFLQPVYISTALSVAVSGAENKYKNELMSIVFSGIAIAMVTTVPFATWLASLYTWKYSFIIQSIVSILSFVIIYSILPSLPVKVKKSFSHHLSILKNPIFLVSTIMNIFMITSWFSTYSYFADYLGKAKNMSNTMISYMLFLFGIMGVFSVRIAGKMLNKNVTQTTLLFLLGTILIPILLYYSGGNTITTIVVVAIWGFLYTPSFLNASTYMISSVPNHLEFANSLATSTGNLGVSLGTMIGGGIIVSKGISNVPWVGLLFGILAIIMVFTRVLMERKSKKKPRYA, via the coding sequence ATGAATAAAAAATTTGCATATGTTGGCGGACTTGGAATGTTAGCGGTTATTACCACCGAGTTTGGAATTATTGGAATATTGCCACAGATTGCCACATACTATAATATAGCAATAGATAAAGCGGGTTATTTATTAAGTGTATTTGCCTTGATTATTGCACTAACTGGACCTATCATGACATTGGTAGCTTCTAAATATGATAGAAAGAAAGTAATGCTATTGTCTATATTCCTATTCATTGTAACAGGAGTTGTATCCTTTTTTCAACCACCATTTTGGTTATTGCTTATAGTTCGCATATTGCCAGCATTTCTTCAACCCGTATATATATCCACTGCGCTATCTGTAGCAGTAAGTGGGGCAGAAAATAAATATAAAAATGAGTTAATGAGCATTGTATTTAGTGGTATTGCTATAGCGATGGTCACCACCGTTCCGTTTGCAACTTGGTTAGCAAGTTTATACACTTGGAAGTATTCGTTTATAATTCAATCAATAGTGAGTATCCTCTCTTTCGTAATTATTTATAGCATTTTACCTTCGCTTCCAGTAAAAGTGAAAAAATCATTTTCTCATCATTTATCCATACTTAAAAATCCAATCTTTTTGGTGAGTACGATAATGAATATTTTTATGATAACCTCTTGGTTTTCTACCTATAGTTATTTTGCCGATTATTTGGGCAAGGCCAAAAATATGAGTAATACAATGATAAGCTATATGCTTTTCTTATTTGGGATTATGGGTGTTTTTTCTGTAAGAATTGCAGGCAAAATGTTAAATAAAAATGTAACACAAACCACCCTTTTATTTCTTCTAGGAACAATACTTATTCCAATATTATTGTACTATTCCGGTGGAAATACCATTACAACTATCGTTGTGGTAGCTATTTGGGGCTTTTTATACACACCTTCCTTTTTAAATGCATCTACGTATATGATTTCTTCTGTACCTAATCATTTAGAATTTGCAAATAGCCTTGCCACTTCTACTGGAAATCTTGGAGTTTCTTTAGGCACTATGATTGGCGGAGGGATCATTGTTTCAAAAGGTATTTCAAATGTACCATGGGTAGGATTGTTATTTGGTATTTTGGCTATAATAATGGTCTTCACCAGAGTGCTAATGGAAAGGAAATCTAAGAAAAAGCCCCGCTATGCTTAA
- a CDS encoding efflux RND transporter periplasmic adaptor subunit yields the protein MSSTSVFKSEKFLLSALLSLAIFQYGCSSTEASNTAAAPAPELPVFTLSNTSNTVYQEIPASLEGKTNVEIRPQVEGFLDKIYVEEGAYVHERQPLFHIDPRVYSQQLQNSNSALAAAKASMAKAKLEMERLSPLVDAKVISPVQLQTAQQEYANAKALVAQASAGVGNANINVGYTTIKAPVSGYIGRIPYKQGSLVSQTISQPLTIVSDVQEMYAYFSLSEPDFIAFKNKYAGNTLEEKVRNVPAVELIMPDNSVYPQKGKVSLVEGQFDKTVGAITLRATFPNNGGMLRTGNTAKIRLPETLNGMILVPQESTFEIQDKVFVFAVGDSNKVESRPITVSGQTAHYYFVSKGVNPGEKIVYVGSGNLHDGVQIKPLPFASDSLIKARPQ from the coding sequence ATGTCATCGACATCCGTTTTTAAATCAGAAAAATTCTTATTAAGTGCGCTTCTTTCGCTAGCAATTTTCCAATATGGTTGTAGCAGTACAGAGGCTTCCAATACAGCAGCAGCACCTGCTCCAGAACTTCCCGTTTTCACACTTTCAAATACGAGCAATACTGTTTATCAAGAAATTCCCGCTTCTTTAGAAGGAAAAACAAATGTGGAAATACGTCCACAAGTGGAAGGTTTTTTAGATAAAATATATGTGGAAGAAGGTGCGTATGTCCACGAAAGACAACCTTTGTTTCATATCGATCCACGCGTTTATAGTCAACAATTACAAAATTCTAATTCCGCACTTGCCGCAGCGAAAGCAAGTATGGCAAAAGCTAAATTAGAGATGGAAAGATTGTCTCCATTAGTGGATGCGAAAGTTATTTCGCCCGTGCAACTACAAACAGCACAACAAGAGTATGCCAATGCTAAAGCCTTGGTAGCACAGGCTTCCGCAGGTGTTGGCAATGCAAATATCAATGTCGGATATACAACTATAAAAGCGCCAGTGAGCGGTTATATAGGTCGTATTCCATACAAACAAGGGAGTTTGGTTTCTCAAACTATATCACAACCTTTGACTATAGTTTCTGATGTACAAGAGATGTATGCTTATTTTTCTTTGAGTGAACCTGATTTTATTGCTTTCAAAAATAAATATGCGGGAAATACTTTAGAAGAAAAGGTACGAAATGTGCCCGCAGTGGAGCTTATTATGCCTGATAATAGTGTATATCCTCAAAAAGGAAAAGTTAGTTTGGTTGAAGGTCAGTTTGACAAAACCGTTGGTGCTATTACGTTACGAGCTACTTTCCCAAATAATGGAGGAATGCTGCGCACTGGAAACACTGCGAAAATCAGACTTCCAGAAACTTTAAATGGAATGATACTCGTACCACAAGAATCTACATTTGAAATTCAAGACAAAGTATTTGTATTTGCAGTAGGCGATAGTAACAAAGTAGAAAGCCGTCCGATTACGGTTTCGGGGCAAACCGCACATTATTATTTCGTTTCCAAAGGTGTGAATCCAGGTGAGAAAATTGTGTATGTCGGTTCGGGGAATCTCCACGATGGCGTACAGATCAAGCCTTTGCCATTTGCATCTGATAGTTTGATCAAAGCAAGACCACAATAG
- a CDS encoding efflux RND transporter permease subunit, giving the protein MLKRFIERPVLSTVISILLLLLGALALFNLPINLFPDIAPPSVQVTASYPGANSEVVARSVATPIEEAVNGVENMTYMTSNSSNDGSMTLTVFFKQGTDPDIAAVNVQNRVSKANSQIPQEVIQAGITTQKVQNSMILFMGLSSDDSTKYDELFLQNYMKINIIPQIQRITGVAQAQVFGSQDYSMRIWLKPDRLTANNLSPQEVTKAIQDQSLDAAPGRFGQNSPETYEYILKYKGKFNKPEQYENIVIKANADGSMLHLKDVARVQFGSYNYSTSARMNGQSVAGFSILQTAGSNANDIITEIESLEKEFTPLLPKGVKVFKLYNSKDFLHASIDQVKETLIIAFILVFIVVFVFLQDFRSTLIPAIAVPVAIVGTFFFLQLFGFTINLLTLFALVLAIGIVVDDAIVVVEAVHAKMEQTHKPVKEATIESMNEISGAIVSITLVMAAVFVPVGFMKGPAGVFYRQFAFTLAIAIIISAINALTLSPALCAIFLKNIHGEELDQQKLTFKQRFFKAFNFGFEKLTNRYVKNLRFLTKHKWVAISFLALISVFCVVLIKRAPTGFIPNEDQGFIVYASNTPPGSSRNRTNKATRELESIINKDSSVHKHWVTDGLNLISNASAAPYAAGFIQLNPLGSRGSIDDPDKLLVKLTQKTSQVKDASTFFFSFPTIQGFGNVSGFECMLQDRGNGSLENLGSTTQHFLTELMKRKEIAFAFTTFAAGNPQYNINVDFEKAKQLGVSISELMQTLQVYYGSSFVSDFNRFGKYYRVMAQADIQDRTNIHSLDDIFVKNNLDEMVPVKTIVTLQKTFGPETVTRNNLFNAVTINGTPNPGYSTGDAIRAFEETAKQVLPRGYSYEWTGITREEKATGGQTSFIFLLSVIFVFFLLAAQYESYILPFAIVLTIPTGIFGVFAFTGLAGIENNIYVQVGLIMLIGLLAKNAILIVEYAVQRRKNGMGLVDSALEASRLRLRPILMTSLAFIVGMLPLVWAHGASAKGNHSIGMSTVGGMVTGVLFGIFIIPVLYIIFQYLQEKVSGKNVSTIPAESTSNHQ; this is encoded by the coding sequence ATGTTAAAAAGATTTATAGAAAGACCGGTCCTTTCGACCGTCATTTCCATCCTTTTGCTCTTGCTCGGCGCATTGGCATTATTCAATTTACCCATCAATCTGTTTCCAGATATCGCGCCACCAAGTGTGCAAGTTACAGCATCTTATCCAGGAGCCAACTCTGAAGTCGTTGCGCGTTCTGTTGCCACGCCGATAGAAGAAGCGGTGAATGGTGTGGAAAATATGACGTACATGACTTCCAACTCCAGTAATGATGGGAGCATGACTTTGACGGTATTTTTCAAACAAGGAACAGATCCTGATATTGCGGCGGTGAACGTTCAAAATAGAGTTTCCAAAGCTAATAGTCAGATTCCGCAAGAGGTAATACAGGCGGGGATTACAACTCAGAAAGTACAAAACAGTATGATTTTGTTTATGGGATTATCAAGCGATGATAGTACCAAATACGATGAATTGTTTTTGCAGAATTATATGAAAATTAATATTATTCCGCAGATCCAACGTATTACAGGGGTTGCACAAGCGCAGGTTTTTGGATCTCAAGATTATAGTATGCGTATTTGGCTAAAACCTGATAGATTGACAGCTAATAATTTATCTCCGCAAGAGGTTACTAAGGCAATTCAAGATCAAAGTTTAGATGCAGCACCAGGTCGATTTGGACAGAATAGCCCAGAAACATACGAGTACATTCTCAAATACAAAGGCAAATTCAACAAACCTGAGCAATATGAAAATATCGTTATTAAAGCAAATGCAGATGGTTCGATGCTTCATTTGAAAGATGTAGCACGAGTGCAGTTTGGTTCATATAACTATAGTACAAGTGCTAGAATGAATGGGCAATCAGTTGCAGGTTTTTCCATCTTACAAACCGCAGGTTCTAATGCAAATGATATCATTACAGAAATCGAAAGTCTTGAAAAGGAATTTACACCATTACTACCTAAAGGTGTAAAAGTATTTAAACTGTATAATTCTAAAGATTTTCTTCACGCTTCCATAGACCAGGTTAAAGAAACATTAATTATTGCGTTTATATTGGTATTCATCGTCGTGTTTGTGTTTTTGCAAGATTTTCGTTCGACTTTAATTCCCGCTATTGCAGTACCTGTGGCGATTGTGGGTACTTTTTTCTTCCTACAATTATTTGGTTTTACCATAAATCTTTTGACACTTTTTGCCTTGGTTTTAGCAATTGGTATTGTGGTGGATGATGCCATCGTTGTGGTCGAAGCCGTGCACGCTAAAATGGAACAAACGCACAAACCGGTGAAAGAAGCAACGATAGAATCGATGAATGAAATTTCTGGAGCCATTGTTTCTATTACTTTGGTAATGGCGGCGGTATTTGTTCCAGTTGGATTTATGAAAGGTCCTGCAGGTGTGTTTTATCGACAATTTGCATTTACGTTAGCGATTGCGATTATCATTTCTGCAATTAATGCCTTGACCTTGAGTCCAGCGTTGTGTGCTATTTTCTTGAAAAATATACACGGAGAAGAACTCGATCAACAAAAATTAACTTTCAAACAACGCTTTTTTAAAGCATTCAATTTCGGCTTTGAAAAATTGACCAATAGATACGTAAAAAACCTACGTTTTCTAACAAAACACAAATGGGTAGCGATAAGTTTTCTTGCATTAATCTCTGTTTTTTGTGTAGTTTTAATTAAACGCGCACCAACTGGTTTTATTCCAAATGAAGATCAAGGATTTATAGTTTACGCGTCTAACACTCCTCCCGGAAGTTCAAGAAATAGAACAAACAAAGCTACAAGGGAATTAGAATCGATTATAAACAAAGACTCTTCCGTACATAAACATTGGGTTACAGATGGTTTAAATCTTATAAGTAATGCAAGCGCGGCTCCTTATGCAGCAGGTTTTATTCAGTTGAATCCTTTAGGTAGCCGGGGCTCTATTGACGATCCAGACAAACTTCTAGTGAAATTGACTCAAAAAACATCACAAGTAAAAGATGCAAGTACATTCTTTTTTTCTTTCCCTACGATACAGGGTTTTGGTAATGTGAGTGGATTTGAATGTATGTTGCAAGATCGTGGTAATGGATCTTTGGAAAATTTAGGTAGCACAACACAGCATTTTTTGACTGAATTGATGAAACGTAAAGAAATTGCATTTGCATTTACCACATTTGCCGCAGGAAATCCACAGTATAATATCAATGTAGATTTTGAAAAAGCTAAACAACTTGGTGTTTCTATTAGTGAATTGATGCAGACTTTGCAAGTCTATTATGGAAGTAGTTTTGTTTCTGATTTCAATCGTTTCGGTAAATACTATAGAGTAATGGCGCAGGCTGATATTCAGGACAGAACCAACATACACTCCCTAGATGATATTTTTGTAAAAAATAATTTAGATGAAATGGTTCCGGTAAAAACGATTGTTACTTTACAAAAAACTTTTGGACCAGAAACCGTAACTAGAAACAATTTGTTCAATGCAGTGACGATTAATGGCACCCCAAATCCTGGCTATAGTACAGGTGATGCAATTAGAGCTTTTGAAGAAACAGCGAAACAAGTTTTACCTCGTGGATATTCGTACGAATGGACGGGAATCACTCGTGAAGAAAAAGCCACAGGAGGACAAACATCCTTTATATTCTTGTTGAGTGTGATATTTGTATTCTTCTTATTAGCGGCGCAATACGAAAGTTACATTTTACCATTCGCCATAGTATTGACGATTCCTACAGGTATTTTCGGTGTATTTGCATTTACTGGTTTAGCAGGAATTGAAAACAATATTTACGTTCAAGTCGGACTCATCATGTTGATTGGTCTATTGGCAAAAAATGCGATTTTGATTGTAGAATATGCCGTCCAAAGACGTAAAAATGGAATGGGTTTAGTGGACTCCGCGTTAGAAGCATCCAGATTAAGATTGCGTCCTATTTTGATGACATCATTAGCGTTTATAGTTGGTATGTTGCCGCTCGTATGGGCACACGGTGCATCAGCAAAAGGAAACCATTCTATCGGAATGAGTACGGTCGGCGGAATGGTTACAGGCGTATTATTTGGAATATTTATCATTCCCGTACTATATATCATTTTCCAATATTTACAAGAAAAAGTAAGTGGCAAAAATGTATCAACCATTCCTGCGGAATCAACGTCCAACCATCAATAA